The proteins below are encoded in one region of Oncorhynchus gorbuscha isolate QuinsamMale2020 ecotype Even-year linkage group LG01, OgorEven_v1.0, whole genome shotgun sequence:
- the LOC124044227 gene encoding T-cell surface glycoprotein CD3 zeta chain-like: MLREVKIRTLDRWRECRRARGSKYIGVSAATSCDQRERESPLELAPIIQPRTKREGSSPVSLQRNREKRMTIIWRTGVMLMLMFFSSAEASLNEPVICYILDGVLILYSIITTVLFFKVKWGKSVTAPVEDSTYAELLTGTIADDYEDLRTDQTAATRRKRRQEASSDTYQALQIKDDGSEAYQVIESKGRTRKKDKKAKVSQPLSANTQTQTRPSALPPPPN, encoded by the exons ATGCTTAGGGAGGTAAAAATAAGAACtttagatagatggagagaatgtAGAAGAGCGAGGGGGAGCAAATACATTGGTGTCAGTGCAGCCACTTCctgtgatcagagagagagagagagccctctaGAGCTAGCGCCCATCATTCAGCCCAGGACCAAAAGAGAGGGATCATCACCCGTGTCCTTGCAGAGAAATAGAGAAAAGAGGATGACCATTATATGGAGGACAGGTGTCATGCTGATGCTGATGTTTTTTTCTTCTGCAG AGGCTTCATTGAATGAACCGGTCATCTGCTACATACTGGACGGAGTCCTGATTCTCTACTCCATCATCACCACCGTTCTATTCTTCAAAGTGAAG TGGGGCAAGTCTGTAACTGCACCTGTGGAGGACTCCACATATGCA GAACTCCTGACGGGTACTATTGCTGACGACTATGAGGATCTAAGGACTGACCAGACTGCAGCTACTAGACGG AAGCGCAGACAGGAAGCTAGTAGCGACACATACCAG GCCCTCCAGATAAAGGATGATGGGAGTGAGGCCTACCAGGTGATCGAGTCCAAGGGGAGG ACTCGCAAGAAGGACAAGAAAGCCAAGGTCTCCCAGCCTCTCAGTGCAAACACCCAGACTCAGACCCGGCCCTCCGCCCTGCCACCACCTCCAAACTGA